One Amycolatopsis sp. NBC_00355 genomic window carries:
- a CDS encoding HAMP domain-containing protein, whose product MVEGVRPGAKGAVAGVGEAGEQELRRLLAGLTAVRDGDFGIRLPGETDGLLGEIATVFNGMADQLSLFTSEVTRVAREVGSEGQLGGQAKVPGVSGTWKDLTDSVNAMAGNLTTQVRDIAQVATAVAKGDLSQKIDVDARGEILELKDTVNTMVDQLSSFADEVTRVAREVGSEGRLGGQAQVPGVGGVWRDLTDSVNFMAGNLTDQVRNVAQVTTAVAKGDLSQKITVDARGEILELKSTINTMVDQLSSFADEVTRVAREVGTEGRLGGQADVKGVSGTWRDLTDSVNFMAGNLTDQVRNIAQVATAVAKGDLSQKIRVDARGEVLELKDTINTMVDQLSAFADEVTRVAREVGTEGRLGGQADVKGVSGTWKDLTESVNVMGDNLTAQVRSIAQVTTAVARGDLSQKIRVDARGEILELKDTINTMVDQLSAFADEVTRVAREVGTEGNLGGQATVRGVSGTWKNLTDNVNVMASNLTGQVRSIAQVATAVARGDLSRKITVEAKGEVAALADVINTMVDTLSAFADEVTRVAREVGTEGMLGGQARVPNVAGTWKDLTDNVNSMANNLTGQVRNIAQVTTAVAQGDLTRKIDVDARGEILELKTTINTMVDQLSAFAAEVTRVAREVGSEGRLGGQAEVEGVSGTWKRLTENVNELAGNLTRQVRAIAEVTSAVAEGDLTRSITVDASGEVAELKDNINSMVESLRETTRANQEQDWLKSNLATITGLMQGRRDLAVVAAAVMDELVPLVNAQYGAFYLADDTAEIPELRLVGAYGHPDDNAGPVVRFRVGQSLVGQAARSRRPIAVDDVPPGYATISSGLGRTAPASLIVLPIVVEDQVLGVLELASMHGFTAVHRAFLELLMEQIGVNVNSIVANARTDELLGESQRLTAELQARSEELQARQEELQSSNAELEEKAALLVTQNRDIETKNLEIEQARQELEARAQQLTLASKYKSEFLANMSHELRTPLNSLLILAQLLAQNPTRNLTAKQVEYAGIIHSAGSDLLQLINDILDLSKVEAGKMDVSPEQVSLRGLLDYVEATFRPMTSQRNLDFRITVAPGSPAELLTDDSRLRQVLRNLLSNAVKFTEVGVIELHIEPVEPDRLPRPLRAHGPAVAFRVADSGIGIAEHQLESIFGAFQQADGTTSRKYGGTGLGLSISREIAQLLGGFITAESTPGEGSTFTFSLPVARPDFETRPASDEGRTAITTGDAGAGLVEPAARTHRRLLVVEDRQHGLLTLVAESAAADLADSRDIGISPAEVEVVTAVGTQEAAAALATDAYHCVVLDLDLPERAAFGFLDAMQGDAALRLVPVLAHNSRRLDVELEQLLQSRADVQSLEVLSGLDELRERIALHLSAEKPGAVLPLVRADEPAAPVKAREVDTTLAGRTVLIVDDDPRNVYALTGILELHGMQVLHAEDGRKGVETVAAHAGIDLILMDVMMPEMDGYTATAKIRAMPEHATIPIVAVTAKAMPGDREKSLASGATDYVTKPVDADDLVARIKRHLTA is encoded by the coding sequence ATGGTCGAAGGCGTGCGCCCGGGTGCCAAAGGCGCAGTCGCAGGCGTGGGCGAGGCGGGGGAGCAGGAGCTGCGCCGGCTGCTGGCCGGCCTGACCGCGGTCCGCGACGGCGACTTCGGCATCCGGCTTCCCGGCGAGACCGACGGCCTGCTCGGCGAGATCGCCACGGTCTTCAACGGCATGGCCGACCAGCTGTCCCTGTTCACCTCCGAGGTCACCCGCGTCGCGCGGGAGGTCGGCAGCGAGGGCCAGCTCGGCGGCCAGGCGAAGGTGCCCGGCGTGTCCGGCACCTGGAAGGACCTCACCGACTCGGTCAACGCCATGGCCGGCAACCTCACCACCCAGGTCCGCGACATCGCCCAGGTCGCGACCGCCGTCGCCAAGGGCGACCTGTCGCAGAAGATCGACGTCGACGCGCGCGGCGAGATCCTGGAGCTGAAGGACACCGTCAACACGATGGTGGACCAGCTGTCGTCGTTCGCGGACGAGGTCACGCGCGTGGCGCGCGAGGTCGGCAGCGAAGGCCGCCTCGGCGGTCAGGCGCAGGTCCCCGGCGTCGGCGGCGTCTGGCGCGACCTCACCGACTCGGTGAACTTCATGGCCGGGAACCTGACCGACCAGGTCCGCAACGTCGCCCAGGTGACGACGGCGGTCGCCAAGGGCGACCTGTCGCAGAAGATCACGGTCGACGCCCGGGGCGAGATCCTCGAGCTCAAGAGCACGATCAACACGATGGTCGACCAGCTGTCCTCGTTCGCGGACGAAGTCACGCGCGTCGCGCGCGAGGTCGGCACGGAAGGCCGCCTCGGCGGTCAGGCGGACGTCAAGGGCGTCTCCGGCACCTGGCGCGACCTCACCGACTCGGTGAACTTCATGGCCGGCAACCTGACCGACCAGGTCCGCAACATCGCCCAGGTCGCGACGGCGGTCGCGAAGGGCGACCTGTCGCAGAAGATCCGGGTCGACGCCCGGGGCGAGGTCCTGGAGCTGAAGGACACCATCAACACGATGGTGGACCAGCTGTCCGCGTTCGCGGACGAGGTCACGAGAGTGGCCCGCGAGGTGGGCACCGAGGGCCGGCTGGGCGGTCAGGCGGACGTCAAGGGCGTCTCCGGCACCTGGAAGGACCTCACCGAGTCGGTCAACGTCATGGGCGACAACCTGACCGCGCAGGTCCGCTCGATCGCCCAGGTCACCACCGCGGTCGCCCGCGGTGACCTGTCGCAGAAGATCCGGGTCGACGCCCGCGGCGAGATCCTGGAGCTGAAGGACACCATCAACACGATGGTGGACCAGCTGTCCGCGTTCGCGGACGAGGTCACGCGCGTAGCCCGCGAGGTCGGCACCGAGGGCAACCTCGGCGGCCAGGCCACGGTCCGCGGCGTCTCGGGGACCTGGAAGAACCTCACCGACAACGTCAACGTGATGGCGTCCAACCTGACCGGCCAGGTCCGCTCGATCGCCCAGGTCGCGACGGCGGTCGCCCGCGGCGACCTGTCCCGCAAGATCACCGTCGAGGCCAAGGGCGAGGTCGCGGCGCTCGCCGACGTCATCAACACGATGGTCGACACGCTGTCGGCGTTCGCGGACGAGGTCACCCGCGTCGCCCGCGAGGTCGGTACCGAGGGGATGCTCGGCGGCCAGGCGCGCGTGCCGAACGTCGCGGGCACCTGGAAGGACCTCACCGACAACGTCAACTCGATGGCGAACAACCTCACCGGGCAGGTCCGCAACATCGCCCAGGTGACCACCGCCGTCGCGCAGGGCGACCTGACCCGCAAGATCGACGTCGACGCCCGCGGCGAGATCCTCGAGCTCAAGACCACGATCAACACGATGGTCGACCAGCTCTCGGCGTTCGCCGCGGAGGTCACGCGCGTCGCGCGCGAAGTCGGCAGCGAAGGCCGCCTCGGCGGGCAGGCCGAGGTCGAGGGCGTGTCCGGCACCTGGAAGCGGCTGACCGAGAACGTCAACGAGCTGGCCGGGAACCTCACCCGCCAGGTCCGCGCGATCGCCGAGGTGACCAGCGCGGTCGCCGAGGGCGACCTGACCCGCTCGATCACCGTCGACGCCTCCGGCGAGGTCGCCGAACTGAAGGACAACATCAACTCGATGGTGGAGTCGCTGCGCGAGACGACGCGGGCGAACCAGGAGCAGGACTGGCTCAAGTCCAACCTGGCCACGATCACCGGGCTGATGCAGGGCCGCCGCGACCTCGCCGTCGTCGCGGCCGCGGTGATGGACGAGCTGGTCCCGCTGGTCAACGCCCAGTACGGCGCGTTCTACCTGGCCGACGACACGGCCGAGATCCCGGAGCTGCGGCTCGTGGGCGCGTACGGCCACCCGGACGACAACGCGGGCCCGGTGGTGCGGTTCCGGGTCGGCCAGTCGCTGGTCGGGCAGGCCGCGCGCAGCCGCCGCCCGATCGCGGTCGACGACGTCCCGCCCGGTTACGCCACCATCTCGTCGGGTCTCGGCCGCACCGCGCCGGCCAGCCTGATCGTGCTGCCGATCGTGGTCGAGGACCAGGTGCTGGGCGTCCTCGAACTGGCCTCGATGCACGGCTTCACCGCGGTGCACCGGGCGTTCCTCGAACTGCTCATGGAGCAGATCGGCGTCAACGTGAACAGCATCGTCGCCAACGCCCGGACCGACGAGCTGCTCGGCGAGTCGCAGCGGCTGACCGCGGAGCTGCAGGCGCGGTCGGAGGAGCTGCAGGCCCGGCAGGAAGAGCTCCAGTCGTCCAACGCCGAGCTGGAGGAGAAGGCGGCGCTGCTCGTCACGCAGAACCGCGACATCGAGACGAAGAACCTGGAGATCGAGCAGGCCCGCCAGGAACTGGAGGCCCGCGCCCAGCAGCTGACGCTGGCGTCGAAGTACAAGTCGGAGTTCCTGGCCAACATGAGCCACGAGCTGCGCACCCCGCTCAACAGCCTGCTCATTCTCGCCCAGCTGCTCGCGCAGAACCCGACCCGCAACCTCACCGCGAAGCAGGTCGAATACGCCGGCATCATCCACTCCGCCGGCTCGGACCTGCTGCAGCTGATCAACGACATCCTCGACCTGTCCAAGGTCGAGGCCGGGAAGATGGACGTCAGCCCGGAACAAGTGTCACTGCGCGGGCTGCTGGACTACGTCGAGGCGACGTTCCGGCCGATGACCTCGCAGCGCAACCTGGACTTCCGGATCACCGTCGCGCCCGGCTCGCCCGCCGAACTGCTGACCGACGACTCGCGGCTGCGGCAGGTCCTGCGCAACCTGCTGTCCAACGCGGTGAAGTTCACCGAGGTCGGCGTGATCGAGCTGCACATCGAGCCGGTGGAGCCCGACCGGCTGCCGCGGCCGCTGCGCGCGCACGGGCCCGCGGTCGCCTTCCGCGTCGCCGACTCCGGGATCGGCATCGCCGAGCACCAGCTGGAGTCGATCTTCGGCGCGTTCCAGCAGGCGGACGGCACGACCAGCCGCAAGTACGGCGGCACCGGGCTGGGCCTGTCGATCAGCCGCGAGATCGCCCAGCTGCTGGGCGGGTTCATCACGGCGGAGAGCACGCCCGGCGAGGGCAGCACGTTCACCTTCTCCCTGCCCGTCGCGCGGCCGGACTTCGAGACGCGCCCCGCGTCCGACGAAGGCCGCACGGCCATCACGACCGGCGACGCCGGAGCCGGGCTCGTGGAGCCGGCCGCCCGCACCCACCGGCGGCTGCTGGTGGTCGAGGACCGCCAGCACGGCCTGCTGACGCTCGTCGCCGAGAGCGCCGCCGCGGACCTGGCCGACAGCCGGGACATCGGCATCTCGCCCGCGGAGGTCGAGGTCGTCACCGCCGTCGGCACCCAGGAGGCCGCGGCCGCGCTGGCCACCGACGCCTACCACTGCGTCGTGCTGGACCTGGACCTGCCGGAGCGGGCCGCGTTCGGCTTCCTCGACGCGATGCAGGGGGACGCCGCGCTGCGGCTGGTCCCGGTGCTGGCGCACAACAGCCGCCGCCTCGACGTCGAGCTGGAACAGCTGCTGCAGTCCCGCGCGGACGTCCAGTCGCTGGAGGTGCTCTCCGGTCTCGACGAGCTGCGCGAGCGGATCGCGCTGCACCTGTCGGCGGAGAAGCCCGGCGCGGTGCTGCCGCTGGTCCGCGCGGACGAGCCGGCCGCGCCGGTGAAGGCGCGCGAGGTGGACACCACGCTGGCCGGGCGGACGGTGCTGATCGTCGACGACGACCCGCGCAACGTCTACGCGCTGACCGGGATCCTGGAGCTGCACGGGATGCAGGTGCTGCACGCCGAGGACGGCCGCAAGGGCGTCGAGACGGTCGCGGCGCACGCCGGCATCGACCTGATCCTGATGGACGTGATGATGCCGGAGATGGACGGCTACACCGCGACCGCGAAGATCCGCGCGATGCCGGAGCACGCCACGATCCCGATCGTGGCCGTGACGGCGAAGGCGATGCCCGGCGACCGCGAGAAGAGCCTCGCGTCGGGCGCCACCGACTACGTGACCAAACCCGTGGACGCGGACGACCTGGTCGCCCGCATCAAACGGCACCTGACGGCCTGA
- a CDS encoding ATP-binding protein, with protein MNGEALPPGWDLIVERLSQRVARAAELTVDLTTRPALRRIRSTVAGCLGFGRTKEEPLGALLLVVDELVGNAYDHTPRPSSLRVTRELRGLLVEVVDDDPSVERVATGGGHGLKLVEQLSLGWGVRATEPGKTVWALVPAQLFREH; from the coding sequence ATGAACGGCGAAGCGCTGCCCCCGGGCTGGGACCTGATCGTCGAACGGCTCAGCCAGCGGGTCGCCCGGGCCGCGGAACTGACCGTCGACCTCACGACGCGGCCGGCGCTGCGCCGGATCCGCTCGACCGTCGCCGGCTGCCTCGGTTTCGGGCGGACGAAGGAAGAGCCGCTCGGCGCGTTGCTGCTCGTGGTCGACGAACTCGTGGGCAACGCCTACGACCACACACCGCGGCCCTCCTCGTTGCGGGTGACGCGCGAGCTGCGCGGCCTGCTGGTCGAGGTCGTCGACGACGACCCGTCGGTCGAGCGCGTCGCGACCGGCGGCGGCCACGGCCTGAAACTGGTCGAGCAGCTGTCCCTGGGGTGGGGCGTGCGGGCGACCGAGCCGGGGAAGACCGTGTGGGCGCTGGTCCCGGCTCAGCTGTTCCGCGAACACTGA
- a CDS encoding S9 family peptidase, whose translation MGKLSAEDVVDRILPREPRVSPDGRWVGYLTTTRGRTAGDLWLVPADGGAPPRKLAASAEAPRWAPDSGSVFYLAARRLHRIGLTGAAERVTDREVTACVSLPGDLVVLVGPGEEPPRDPYLRAPEPPDLLWLLDLATGDVRPHGDLGDRHVVEVAAHPGGGPLAVLTWPVADPDPGMLEPRLHLVGGRDLPAPAVEAAALTWWGDRLLYLGVTPPGLVGGYAILDAEDGANLTEGMDVCPVELVQVDDGPPLALFAEGLDTTIRRLDPATRRFVELAHAPGSLDFLSHGGGVVAVVASTATEPDDVHVGPLAGPLTRLTDSSPELRARTWGPQERLAYRADDGLELDGLLVLPPGTTRRDGPFPLVTLAHGGPYDRYADRFMVGWFRLARWLADDGFAAFLPNPRGSQGHGHAFAVSVAGEVGGAEWTDILTGIDLLIDAGVADPDRLGIGGGSHGGFLAAWAAARSDRFAAAYVNAGISDWGMMAATGEQGALFEGALGGSTGWEGPGPHRHDRNSPISYAADIRTPILLLHGADDTNVPLAQAEFLHRALRHFGVEHEFAVYPGENHSLRGREHQLDFLHRTREWFTRWLTPRDQSTVDAK comes from the coding sequence ATGGGGAAACTGAGCGCTGAAGACGTCGTCGACCGGATCCTGCCGCGGGAGCCGCGGGTTTCCCCGGACGGCCGCTGGGTCGGGTACCTCACGACGACCCGGGGGCGGACGGCCGGTGACCTGTGGCTCGTCCCCGCCGACGGCGGTGCACCACCGCGCAAGCTGGCCGCGTCCGCCGAAGCGCCGCGCTGGGCCCCGGACTCCGGCTCGGTCTTCTACCTGGCCGCCCGGCGGCTCCACCGGATCGGCCTCACCGGTGCCGCCGAACGCGTGACCGACCGGGAGGTCACCGCCTGCGTCTCGCTGCCCGGCGACCTCGTCGTCCTGGTCGGGCCCGGCGAAGAGCCACCGAGGGACCCGTACCTGCGCGCGCCGGAACCGCCCGACCTGTTGTGGCTGCTCGACCTGGCCACCGGCGACGTCCGGCCGCACGGCGACCTCGGTGACCGGCACGTCGTCGAGGTCGCGGCCCACCCCGGCGGCGGCCCGCTCGCCGTCCTGACCTGGCCGGTCGCCGACCCCGATCCCGGCATGCTCGAACCGCGGCTCCACCTGGTCGGCGGCCGCGACCTCCCCGCCCCGGCCGTCGAGGCGGCCGCGCTCACCTGGTGGGGCGACCGCCTCCTCTACCTCGGCGTGACCCCGCCTGGACTCGTCGGCGGCTACGCGATCCTCGACGCCGAGGACGGCGCCAACCTGACCGAGGGGATGGACGTCTGCCCGGTCGAACTGGTCCAGGTCGACGACGGCCCGCCGCTCGCTCTGTTCGCCGAAGGCCTCGACACCACGATCCGGCGGCTCGACCCGGCCACGCGCAGGTTCGTGGAGCTCGCGCACGCGCCGGGCTCCCTCGACTTCCTGAGCCACGGCGGCGGTGTCGTCGCCGTGGTCGCGAGCACCGCGACCGAACCCGACGACGTCCACGTCGGCCCCCTGGCGGGCCCGCTCACCCGGCTCACCGACAGCAGCCCGGAGCTGCGCGCCAGGACGTGGGGCCCGCAGGAGCGCCTGGCCTACCGCGCCGACGACGGCCTGGAGCTGGACGGCTTGCTCGTCCTCCCGCCCGGCACCACCCGCCGTGACGGCCCGTTTCCGCTGGTCACGCTGGCGCACGGCGGCCCGTACGACCGCTACGCCGACCGCTTCATGGTCGGCTGGTTCCGGCTCGCGCGGTGGCTGGCCGACGACGGGTTCGCCGCCTTCCTGCCCAACCCGCGCGGCAGCCAGGGCCACGGCCACGCGTTCGCCGTTTCCGTCGCCGGTGAAGTCGGCGGCGCGGAGTGGACGGACATCCTCACCGGCATCGACCTGCTGATCGACGCCGGTGTCGCCGATCCGGACCGGCTCGGCATCGGCGGTGGCAGCCACGGCGGGTTCCTCGCCGCCTGGGCGGCCGCGCGCAGCGACCGCTTCGCCGCGGCGTACGTCAACGCGGGCATCAGCGACTGGGGCATGATGGCCGCCACCGGCGAGCAGGGCGCTCTCTTCGAGGGGGCGCTCGGCGGGAGCACCGGCTGGGAGGGCCCGGGCCCGCACCGGCACGACCGGAACAGCCCGATCTCCTACGCCGCCGACATCCGGACGCCGATCCTGCTGCTGCACGGCGCGGACGACACCAACGTCCCGCTCGCGCAGGCCGAGTTCCTGCACCGCGCTCTGCGCCACTTCGGCGTCGAGCACGAGTTCGCCGTCTATCCCGGGGAGAACCACTCGCTGCGCGGCCGCGAGCACCAGCTCGATTTCCTGCACCGCACCCGCGAGTGGTTCACCCGGTGGCTCACCCCGCGCGATCAGTCCACTGTGGACGCGAAGTAG
- a CDS encoding ankyrin repeat domain-containing protein: MTALHDAAERGTPEAVAELARQTTDVDAVDAADTEAGGATPLWHAVHARRPENARVLVAAGADPWRPMMAGWAPGRLALAGPTPDLFGPPPDGVALTDAEAATVAAATGLAAAFPDFWLEGTGFACVAAIDAAEAARRLGARPAAPEVARALLDDPWAAGGTDEVVGVTDVPGGCVLTQPWGYLPQTPVVTGLLSAGTVCYGVYANPKSGDQGCLVRDGVTEGSDLHPGGWPYADSSSAEVLLSYLHEGNAAAYACAYAGLRPVDARSIAGPPDTWLVLPERDYFASTVD, translated from the coding sequence ATGACCGCACTGCACGACGCCGCCGAGCGAGGAACGCCCGAAGCCGTGGCGGAACTGGCTCGTCAGACCACTGACGTAGACGCCGTGGACGCCGCCGACACCGAGGCCGGCGGGGCCACGCCGCTGTGGCACGCGGTGCACGCGCGCCGCCCGGAGAACGCCCGGGTGCTCGTGGCGGCGGGCGCGGACCCGTGGCGGCCGATGATGGCGGGCTGGGCCCCGGGGCGGCTCGCGCTGGCCGGTCCGACACCCGACCTGTTCGGGCCGCCGCCGGACGGTGTCGCGCTCACGGACGCGGAAGCCGCCACCGTGGCGGCCGCCACCGGGCTGGCCGCGGCGTTCCCCGACTTCTGGCTCGAAGGCACCGGCTTCGCGTGTGTCGCGGCGATCGACGCGGCCGAGGCGGCGCGCCGGCTCGGCGCCCGGCCGGCCGCGCCGGAGGTCGCCCGGGCGCTGCTCGACGACCCGTGGGCGGCCGGGGGAACCGATGAGGTCGTCGGCGTCACGGACGTTCCCGGCGGCTGCGTACTCACCCAGCCCTGGGGCTACTTGCCGCAAACCCCGGTCGTCACCGGGCTCCTGTCGGCCGGCACGGTCTGCTACGGCGTTTACGCGAACCCCAAGAGCGGCGACCAGGGTTGCCTCGTCCGCGACGGCGTCACCGAGGGGTCGGACCTCCACCCCGGCGGCTGGCCCTACGCCGATTCGTCCTCCGCGGAGGTCCTGCTTTCCTATCTGCACGAGGGAAACGCGGCGGCCTACGCCTGCGCGTACGCGGGGTTGCGGCCGGTCGACGCGCGCTCGATCGCCGGCCCGCCCGACACCTGGCTGGTGCTCCCGGAACGGGACTACTTCGCGTCCACAGTGGACTGA
- a CDS encoding DUF6292 family protein gives MSILIDFGRDTEFSFERRLRDYLGAVARAVGVGPESGTIDLDTPVSAYVALDWRLRRFPGHDLALVWDEVRGWAAALEDTGGDAAVLTYLGGEVLPEPRAVVRFLAAVRAGDPAAGLLEAPVLREAGHHEELLGALPAD, from the coding sequence TTGAGCATTCTGATCGATTTCGGGCGCGACACGGAGTTCTCGTTCGAGCGGCGGTTGCGCGACTACCTGGGGGCGGTCGCCCGGGCGGTGGGGGTCGGGCCCGAGTCCGGGACCATCGACCTCGACACCCCGGTGTCGGCCTACGTCGCCCTGGACTGGCGGCTGCGCCGGTTCCCCGGGCACGACCTCGCCCTCGTCTGGGACGAGGTGCGCGGCTGGGCCGCGGCCCTGGAGGACACCGGCGGGGACGCCGCCGTCCTGACCTACCTCGGCGGCGAAGTGCTCCCCGAACCGCGGGCCGTCGTGCGGTTCCTCGCCGCGGTGCGCGCCGGCGACCCCGCCGCCGGACTGCTCGAAGCGCCGGTGCTGCGCGAGGCGGGCCACCACGAGGAACTGCTCGGCGCCCTCCCGGCCGACTGA
- a CDS encoding helix-turn-helix domain-containing protein, giving the protein MDSFGARLRRLRRAAGLTQEALAEKSGLSGQAVGALERGDRRFPHRETLARLADALDLDGDDREDFAAAAARPGTPKPEPGTVPRELPGGIAAFTGREAEIERVLACFGEAREGVVVAVAGMAGIGKTALAVHAGHRLARQFPDGSLHLDLRGHAADPPDPLDLLDRLIREFGGEPPTPLSLDTASARLRSLLAAKRVLLLLDNARDAAHVAPLLPGGGGSGAIVTSRAALPDLPQAHQVLLDVLPEADALRLLAAEIGAERVAAEPAAARAVARLCGYLPLALHLAGARLATRPNWPVAHLAHRLDDERRRLDETGVRTSFELAFGRLEAGDPAAARAYPLLSLLDVPELSVAVASRLLDAPERETGELLERLTDEHLLTTPAPGWYRLHDLLRLYAREHAERLTTAERAGAITRVVELCAAMAWRSMALVSAASQRHDWAAGRWSVEPAPASAEEVFGWLDAHQPHLVTVVRQAAATPGVPAESIAAIGLGLFEYHRARARWRDTVRVDELALELVDGVDRVAAATLRNDLGVAEAELVHGGEAPDFRRSHAHMRRSLADWEAIGDPRQLASSLNNLCFVFGLGDDLDSAIEFGERGLKLNRSLGLRHVETLNLVNLGILYGRRGDRERELVYATDAVAVAGDTGDVRGMAYGCMRAGIVHREAGRPAEALGELRRSAGLWRVAGVRLYEAMALAELGRAHLEAGDREQAREVLTEALAMMREYGGEERAAAVRADLERL; this is encoded by the coding sequence ATGGACTCGTTCGGGGCGCGGTTGCGCCGTCTTCGGCGCGCCGCGGGGCTGACCCAGGAGGCGCTCGCCGAGAAATCGGGGCTCAGCGGGCAGGCCGTCGGCGCGCTCGAACGCGGGGACCGGCGGTTCCCGCACCGCGAGACGCTCGCCCGGCTCGCCGACGCCCTCGACCTCGACGGCGATGACCGGGAGGACTTCGCCGCGGCCGCCGCACGGCCCGGGACGCCGAAGCCGGAACCGGGGACCGTGCCGCGGGAGCTGCCCGGCGGGATCGCCGCGTTCACCGGGCGCGAAGCCGAGATCGAACGTGTGCTGGCCTGCTTCGGCGAGGCGCGGGAAGGCGTCGTGGTCGCCGTCGCCGGGATGGCCGGCATCGGGAAGACGGCGCTCGCCGTGCACGCCGGGCACCGGCTCGCGCGGCAATTTCCCGACGGCTCCCTGCACCTCGACCTGCGCGGGCACGCGGCCGACCCGCCGGATCCCCTCGACCTGCTCGACCGGCTGATCCGGGAGTTCGGCGGCGAGCCGCCGACGCCGCTTTCGCTCGACACCGCGTCGGCGCGGCTGCGGTCGCTGCTCGCCGCGAAACGCGTGCTGCTCCTGCTCGACAACGCCCGCGACGCCGCGCACGTCGCCCCGCTGCTGCCCGGGGGCGGCGGCTCGGGGGCGATCGTCACCAGCCGCGCCGCGCTGCCCGACCTGCCGCAGGCGCACCAGGTCCTGCTCGACGTGCTGCCGGAGGCCGATGCGCTGCGGCTGCTGGCCGCGGAGATCGGCGCCGAGCGGGTCGCCGCCGAACCTGCGGCGGCGCGGGCGGTCGCCCGGCTGTGCGGGTACCTGCCGCTCGCGCTGCACCTGGCCGGCGCGCGGCTGGCGACCCGCCCGAACTGGCCGGTCGCCCACCTCGCGCACCGGCTCGACGACGAGCGCCGCCGCCTCGACGAAACCGGGGTCCGGACGAGCTTCGAGCTCGCGTTCGGCCGGCTGGAAGCCGGTGACCCGGCCGCCGCCCGCGCGTACCCGCTGCTGTCGCTGCTCGACGTCCCGGAGCTGTCGGTGGCCGTCGCGAGCCGGCTGCTCGACGCGCCCGAACGCGAGACCGGGGAACTGCTGGAACGCCTCACCGACGAGCACCTGCTGACCACGCCCGCGCCCGGCTGGTACCGGCTACACGACCTGCTCCGGCTCTACGCCCGCGAACACGCCGAGCGGCTGACCACGGCCGAGCGGGCCGGCGCGATCACCCGGGTCGTCGAGCTGTGCGCGGCGATGGCCTGGCGGAGCATGGCGCTGGTCTCGGCGGCCTCGCAGCGACACGACTGGGCCGCGGGCCGCTGGTCGGTCGAGCCGGCGCCGGCGTCCGCGGAAGAGGTGTTCGGCTGGCTCGACGCCCACCAGCCGCACCTGGTCACCGTCGTGCGACAGGCCGCCGCGACGCCGGGGGTGCCCGCCGAGTCGATCGCCGCGATCGGGCTCGGCCTGTTCGAGTACCACCGGGCGCGGGCGCGGTGGCGCGACACCGTCCGCGTCGACGAGCTGGCCCTGGAGCTGGTCGACGGCGTCGACCGGGTGGCGGCCGCGACGCTGCGCAACGACCTCGGCGTCGCCGAGGCCGAGCTGGTCCACGGCGGTGAGGCGCCGGACTTCCGGCGGTCCCACGCGCACATGCGCCGCAGCCTCGCGGACTGGGAGGCGATCGGGGACCCGCGCCAGCTCGCGAGCAGCCTCAACAACCTCTGCTTCGTGTTCGGCCTCGGCGACGACCTGGACTCGGCCATCGAGTTCGGGGAGCGCGGCCTGAAGCTCAACCGGTCGCTGGGCCTGCGGCACGTCGAGACGCTGAACCTGGTCAACCTCGGCATCCTGTACGGGCGCCGGGGCGACCGGGAGCGCGAGCTGGTCTACGCGACCGACGCGGTGGCCGTCGCCGGCGACACCGGTGACGTGCGGGGCATGGCCTACGGCTGCATGCGGGCCGGCATCGTGCACCGCGAGGCGGGCCGGCCCGCCGAAGCCCTCGGGGAACTCCGCCGCAGCGCCGGGCTCTGGCGCGTCGCGGGTGTCCGGCTGTACGAGGCGATGGCGCTCGCCGAGCTGGGCCGCGCGCACCTGGAGGCGGGGGACCGCGAGCAGGCGCGGGAAGTGCTCACGGAGGCGCTGGCGATGATGCGGGAGTACGGGGGCGAAGAGCGCGCCGCAGCGGTCCGAGCGGACCTGGAACGGTTGTAA